The following proteins come from a genomic window of Geminicoccaceae bacterium SCSIO 64248:
- a CDS encoding G8 domain-containing protein: MDEHDDHEFRDPQMEAEHQAALDLVRPEEATHVAVQNGAWFDPATWEGGQVPDPGSIVHIPEGITVGYNGTSDSSINKIRVDGKLDFTTDTDTKLVVDTMVVQPGAVLEIGTADDPIQSDHTANIVFADNGSVNDLDWDVRQLSRGLINLGDLEMHGEDKTSFMRVATDPMAGDSSITLASAPSNWQVGDTIVLTGTTYVPKSGTSYRGSQDEVLTIASIDGATVTFEETLEYSHDTPASELKAYAANMTRNITLESQNTAEVDHRGHVMSMHSNNVAIENAAFVGLGRTDKSEPLDDREVVPGSGGYNSYEATVVRGDVADNMRGRYAVHLHRTGADDDAATIEGSVVWGSPGWGMVSHDSHADFIDNVAYDVFGAHYASETGNERGEWSHNIAIKGEGRARTRDEAADFAAHDLGYGGDGFWFNGRQIVAQDNVAAGMQGYGYSWVGRGSDMINSTAGALKEPAIANYRDPVASWRPSIKDFSDNQVMASTGGLLVHRLFPQGHDDRSIIDGFHGWDVKFGFKGLYSNNYIVRNSDFYAANVANSIGFDLSTNTESFTLDDVSFTDFQTGVLPRKNFSSIPAEGDHQYIFVGVDFDNVGTEYGGNFDSAVDRVLPAGSISSGPLRLDLDDTSLQIKVTSNSVGNLSIQGTKHDSLGAVEFPAGYERIDLNVSQIRNALTSEGYATLLDGTRVIRLEVLYTDRGTGEIKIQPFLAVFDSNYTITSTTPFNGTYVRESGTYVPADLISSSDIATERTNSDGTITILGGAGNDTLEGRNSHVDRLDGQGGNDLIRGRSGADYLYGASGSDTLYGAAGANSLYGGSGNDVLEGGDDNDRMYGGDGSDTLRGASGSNVGYGGGDNDSLYGESGADTFYGDDGDDELYGAAGADTLFGGVGDDRIVAGSGHDKIYAGVGVDTINGDEGNDLIYGHAGDDIIRSGSGNDRIYAGSDMDTIYGFDGSDTLYGDLGDDAIYGENDSDSLYGGGDNDVVDGGAGDDTLYGDAGNDDVYGRSGDDVAYGGDGEDNLYGSDGADQLYGDDSSDTLLGYNGNDTLYGGAGDDNLKGESDDDELNGGDGNDTLDGGSGDDALYGDAGNDVLYGRSGHDEIFGGAGNDELFGSDGDDVLDGGSGVDRLNGYTGGDRFVLSVLNDSGFDVVADFGSGDQLDFSDVLSNFDPDTDDIGDFLIRERIGRDAYYHVDPDGLGGSTAVAGFHVVSPGDTRILTGSLQSLVDQDIILA, translated from the coding sequence ATGGATGAGCATGACGATCACGAGTTCCGCGATCCGCAGATGGAGGCCGAGCATCAGGCGGCCCTCGATCTGGTCCGGCCCGAGGAAGCGACCCACGTCGCGGTGCAGAACGGCGCCTGGTTCGATCCCGCGACCTGGGAAGGCGGTCAGGTGCCGGATCCCGGCTCGATCGTGCACATCCCCGAAGGCATCACCGTCGGCTACAACGGCACCTCGGATTCCTCGATCAACAAGATCCGGGTCGACGGCAAGCTCGACTTCACGACCGACACCGACACCAAGCTCGTGGTCGACACCATGGTCGTGCAGCCGGGCGCCGTTCTCGAGATCGGCACGGCCGACGACCCGATCCAGAGCGACCACACCGCCAACATCGTCTTCGCCGACAACGGCTCGGTCAACGACCTGGACTGGGACGTCCGCCAGCTCAGCCGCGGCCTGATCAATCTCGGCGACCTCGAGATGCACGGCGAGGACAAGACCAGCTTCATGCGGGTCGCCACCGATCCCATGGCCGGCGACAGCAGCATCACGCTGGCCTCGGCGCCCAGCAACTGGCAGGTCGGCGACACGATCGTCCTGACCGGCACGACCTATGTGCCGAAATCCGGGACATCGTATCGTGGCAGCCAAGATGAAGTCCTGACCATCGCCTCGATCGACGGTGCCACCGTCACCTTCGAGGAGACCCTGGAATACAGCCACGACACGCCGGCGTCGGAATTGAAGGCCTACGCCGCCAACATGACCCGCAACATCACGCTGGAGTCGCAGAACACGGCCGAGGTCGATCACCGCGGCCACGTCATGTCGATGCACTCCAACAACGTCGCGATCGAGAATGCCGCCTTTGTCGGCCTGGGTCGGACCGACAAGTCCGAGCCGCTCGACGACCGAGAGGTCGTACCGGGATCGGGCGGGTACAACAGTTACGAGGCGACTGTCGTTCGGGGTGATGTGGCCGACAACATGCGCGGCCGCTACGCCGTTCACTTGCACCGAACCGGCGCTGACGACGATGCGGCGACAATCGAGGGCAGCGTGGTCTGGGGCTCGCCCGGCTGGGGCATGGTCAGCCACGACAGCCACGCCGACTTCATCGACAACGTGGCCTACGACGTGTTCGGCGCGCACTACGCCAGCGAGACCGGCAACGAGCGTGGCGAGTGGAGCCACAACATCGCGATCAAGGGCGAGGGGCGCGCTCGAACGCGCGACGAAGCCGCGGACTTTGCGGCTCATGATCTTGGATATGGCGGTGACGGCTTCTGGTTCAACGGCCGCCAAATCGTTGCCCAGGACAACGTCGCCGCCGGCATGCAAGGCTATGGGTATAGCTGGGTCGGACGTGGCTCCGACATGATCAACAGCACCGCCGGCGCTCTGAAGGAACCGGCGATAGCGAACTACCGCGATCCGGTGGCTTCATGGCGACCTTCGATTAAGGACTTCTCCGACAACCAAGTCATGGCGTCGACGGGCGGACTCCTGGTGCATCGCCTGTTTCCACAAGGCCATGACGATCGATCGATCATCGATGGATTCCATGGCTGGGATGTTAAATTCGGGTTTAAAGGACTTTATTCGAATAACTACATTGTTCGTAACTCTGATTTCTATGCTGCTAATGTCGCCAACAGCATCGGATTTGATCTGAGTACAAATACTGAAAGTTTTACGCTCGACGACGTGTCGTTTACGGATTTCCAAACCGGCGTTCTCCCGCGGAAAAATTTTAGCAGCATTCCAGCTGAAGGAGATCATCAGTATATTTTTGTTGGCGTCGATTTCGATAATGTTGGTACAGAATATGGAGGCAATTTTGATTCTGCAGTTGATAGGGTCTTGCCCGCTGGGTCGATTTCATCAGGCCCTTTGCGTCTCGACTTGGACGACACATCACTTCAGATAAAGGTAACGTCGAACTCGGTTGGAAATCTCAGCATTCAGGGAACGAAACATGACAGCTTAGGTGCTGTCGAGTTTCCTGCTGGCTATGAACGCATTGACCTTAACGTATCGCAAATACGTAATGCCCTGACGTCGGAGGGGTACGCAACGCTCCTTGATGGTACGCGCGTAATTCGTCTGGAAGTGTTGTACACGGATCGAGGCACCGGTGAGATCAAGATCCAACCGTTTCTGGCTGTTTTTGATTCAAACTATACAATTACCAGCACGACACCATTCAATGGCACCTATGTCCGAGAATCCGGGACCTATGTACCAGCGGACTTGATCAGCTCAAGTGATATTGCGACAGAGCGCACGAATAGCGACGGTACCATTACGATCTTAGGTGGAGCGGGCAACGACACGCTCGAGGGTCGCAATTCGCATGTGGATAGGCTTGATGGCCAAGGCGGGAACGATCTGATCCGAGGCCGTAGCGGGGCGGATTACCTCTATGGCGCTTCGGGTAGTGATACGCTTTACGGGGCGGCTGGCGCGAATTCCCTCTACGGCGGCAGTGGCAACGACGTGCTTGAAGGGGGCGACGATAACGACCGCATGTATGGTGGTGACGGTTCGGATACGCTCAGAGGCGCGTCAGGTAGCAATGTCGGATACGGGGGCGGTGACAACGACTCGCTGTACGGGGAGTCGGGCGCCGACACGTTTTACGGTGATGACGGGGATGATGAGCTCTACGGAGCCGCCGGGGCCGATACGCTTTTCGGCGGTGTCGGTGACGATCGCATCGTAGCGGGCTCGGGACACGACAAAATTTACGCGGGAGTAGGCGTCGATACGATCAACGGAGACGAAGGTAACGACTTGATCTACGGACACGCAGGCGATGACATCATCCGTAGCGGTTCGGGCAATGATCGTATCTACGCCGGAAGCGACATGGACACGATCTATGGTTTTGATGGTTCGGATACTCTGTACGGCGATTTAGGAGACGATGCGATATACGGGGAAAACGACAGTGATTCGCTCTACGGTGGCGGGGATAACGATGTCGTCGATGGCGGCGCTGGTGACGATACCCTCTATGGCGACGCGGGTAACGACGACGTCTATGGCCGGTCCGGCGACGATGTGGCCTATGGCGGTGATGGAGAAGATAACCTCTACGGCAGCGACGGCGCCGATCAACTTTATGGCGACGACAGCAGCGACACCCTTCTCGGCTACAATGGAAACGACACGCTCTATGGTGGGGCTGGCGATGACAACCTCAAGGGTGAGTCGGACGATGATGAGCTGAATGGAGGCGATGGTAACGATACGCTGGATGGCGGATCCGGGGACGACGCACTTTATGGAGATGCAGGCAACGACGTTCTTTATGGCCGCTCTGGTCATGATGAGATTTTTGGCGGCGCGGGTAATGACGAACTTTTCGGGAGCGACGGCGACGATGTCTTGGATGGCGGCAGCGGGGTTGATCGGCTAAACGGCTACACTGGAGGCGATCGCTTTGTGCTTTCTGTGCTCAACGACAGTGGATTCGACGTCGTCGCTGATTTCGGTTCGGGTGATCAGTTGGACTTTTCCGATGTGCTCTCGAATTTCGATCCGGATACTGACGACATAGGCGATTTTTTGATACGGGAACGCATCGGAAGAGATGCTTATTATCACGTCGATCCGGACGGGCTGGGCGGGTCCACTGCAGTCGCAGGCTTTCATGTAGTGAGCCCAGGTGATACCCGAATTTTGACAGGAAGCCTGCAAAGTTTAGTCGACCAGGATATTATCCTTGCGTAA
- a CDS encoding polysaccharide pyruvyl transferase family protein, which yields MDTTGRKSFLLFGYLGGRNLGDDAMLSGFFSAAPEKTDFVVLARDKDEVKIPTNRTVKVLAANFFEAMKQIIRSDGVIRVGGTSFHDEYKIKSNLRMKCNYAKLMFMYLLPWLLRKKIAAIGIGAGTPLHWWTKFTATLSFRACRLIIARDRASARILNNLTGGHNVLAGVDLAFLDERDLCNRTMPGVIGVSVLDLSPFMTIGYGSQLDFWEEVIKRTAERSAGKELRIFAFKDNDSESDLIIAKELERRMGGLFDQVSVVGYADGLERILNDMSACDTFVATRYHSAIFASLMGMKMVIVPYNEKLLHLVDDLAISPEAVIDLGHWSRTQELGAFEPTYVNPARANDLPVRVSDMRHAIAKFFA from the coding sequence ATGGATACCACTGGTCGGAAATCATTCCTCCTCTTTGGTTATCTTGGAGGAAGGAATCTTGGCGATGACGCAATGTTGTCGGGTTTCTTCTCTGCTGCCCCTGAGAAAACCGACTTTGTCGTCCTCGCCCGCGACAAAGATGAAGTCAAAATTCCAACAAACCGTACAGTCAAAGTGCTTGCCGCGAATTTTTTTGAGGCAATGAAACAAATTATACGTTCGGACGGCGTCATTCGTGTTGGAGGCACATCATTTCATGATGAATACAAGATAAAATCAAATTTAAGGATGAAATGTAATTATGCAAAATTAATGTTCATGTACCTGCTCCCATGGCTATTGAGGAAGAAGATTGCGGCGATTGGTATTGGGGCGGGTACACCTCTACATTGGTGGACAAAATTCACTGCAACCCTCTCGTTCCGGGCGTGTCGCCTTATCATCGCCCGGGATCGTGCTTCCGCGCGTATCCTCAACAACCTTACTGGCGGACATAACGTGCTCGCTGGCGTCGACCTCGCTTTTCTCGATGAGCGGGACCTTTGCAATCGTACGATGCCGGGCGTGATTGGTGTGTCGGTACTCGACCTGTCGCCATTCATGACGATCGGCTACGGCTCGCAGCTGGACTTCTGGGAGGAGGTGATCAAACGGACCGCCGAACGAAGCGCCGGGAAGGAGCTCCGAATATTCGCTTTTAAGGACAACGACTCCGAAAGCGACCTCATCATTGCCAAGGAGCTTGAACGGCGGATGGGAGGGCTGTTCGATCAGGTGAGCGTTGTCGGTTACGCGGACGGTCTAGAGCGCATTTTGAACGATATGAGCGCCTGCGACACGTTTGTTGCAACACGCTATCACTCGGCTATTTTTGCCAGCCTGATGGGGATGAAGATGGTGATCGTTCCGTACAATGAGAAGCTTCTTCATCTCGTGGATGATTTGGCGATCTCTCCCGAAGCTGTCATCGATCTGGGTCACTGGTCGCGAACACAGGAACTGGGTGCCTTTGAACCGACCTACGTGAATCCAGCTCGCGCGAATGATCTGCCCGTGAGGGTGAGTGATATGCGCCATGCGATAGCTAAGTTTTTCGCCTAG
- a CDS encoding glycosyltransferase, which translates to MSIIHAPRWGGIHTIMERAGPLCGQSGWPWTVVLPAADDGDNGRKRLEAAGLNVVEIPLRRLRKTLNPLTHLKFLATIPIDVIRLMRIIKDYDIDVVQVCGLIHFHGALAARLANKPLVWQLHSDQPPAFLKRIFSPWVRSLSHVSMTAGQKIIGKHSGLSRMEPPPYVFFAPVDLNRFRPDALMRSQARHRMGVGDGAGEIVVGTVGGRGPNKNHAMIVRVAAALRDHEPRLRYALCGHWLPQHRAYYQREVIDLAEREGLLESGIVRFVEPGSEVSLYMNGFDLFALSSHGEGISVVTAEAMATGLPVVVNDVGSMSDFVQDGDVGYLNRSLTVDEMARHILALARDDATRHKMGQHALAYARSHLDARVCANVHIEAYQCAIERQRAITMPSARTS; encoded by the coding sequence TTGTCGATCATTCATGCTCCACGCTGGGGCGGAATCCATACGATTATGGAACGTGCCGGCCCACTCTGCGGACAAAGTGGTTGGCCCTGGACTGTGGTGTTGCCGGCAGCGGACGATGGAGACAACGGCAGGAAACGCCTTGAGGCGGCGGGCCTCAATGTGGTCGAAATTCCGCTTCGCCGATTGCGAAAGACACTTAATCCGCTCACGCACCTTAAGTTTCTCGCGACGATACCGATCGACGTCATCCGATTAATGCGCATAATAAAAGATTACGATATTGATGTAGTCCAGGTCTGCGGTCTTATCCATTTCCATGGAGCGCTAGCTGCAAGACTAGCGAACAAGCCGCTTGTCTGGCAATTGCATAGCGATCAGCCTCCGGCTTTTTTAAAACGAATCTTCTCTCCATGGGTCCGATCTCTGAGCCACGTTTCGATGACGGCGGGGCAGAAGATCATTGGCAAGCATTCGGGTTTGTCTCGTATGGAGCCTCCTCCCTACGTGTTCTTCGCTCCCGTTGACCTAAATCGCTTCCGCCCTGACGCACTCATGCGGTCGCAAGCGCGGCACCGTATGGGCGTCGGCGATGGCGCCGGTGAGATTGTTGTAGGCACGGTGGGCGGACGCGGCCCGAACAAGAACCATGCGATGATCGTCCGGGTCGCCGCCGCTCTTAGGGACCATGAACCTCGACTGCGATACGCGCTCTGCGGTCACTGGCTGCCGCAGCATCGAGCCTATTATCAGCGCGAGGTGATTGACCTCGCTGAACGGGAAGGTCTCCTCGAGAGCGGTATCGTCCGCTTCGTCGAGCCGGGATCCGAGGTCTCGCTCTATATGAATGGCTTCGACCTCTTCGCATTGTCCTCCCACGGCGAAGGCATCTCGGTCGTTACCGCCGAAGCCATGGCCACAGGGCTGCCTGTCGTCGTCAACGATGTTGGTTCGATGTCGGATTTCGTCCAAGATGGTGACGTCGGGTATCTCAATCGATCCCTCACCGTCGACGAAATGGCGCGCCATATCCTGGCGCTCGCGCGGGACGACGCAACGCGACACAAAATGGGGCAGCATGCACTGGCATATGCCCGGTCACATCTCGACGCGCGGGTTTGCGCCAACGTCCATATAGAGGCCTATCAGTGCGCGATCGAGCGGCAGCGCGCAATCACGATGCCGTCCGCTCGGACGAGTTAG
- a CDS encoding O-antigen ligase, protein MIYLLILFPLLLSLITIAIGLRNGLLSPMSLFGIHMMLGVAFRAYFVEGSGVSLDTFLDVLTRTVSVDTDAIMFELMLAQTCVLLGYLGFPNWLSYRSATVVGNQFALVRGGYAVRVVALTIFLASWAIYLIFMMKEFGSIQAAFLSMQKRALLYDSDVAMTRKLVFVAAAAMAAYTYAVAHDIRYLRGLSVVIWAGLLAFHVGAMFMTGSRGATLTHLMLFAFVFWVGSGRRTFRLGPSAIGLASVLAPVVGSIVLIGMASRIAGQDHIPFTQALGVALERGPQILSATFPIFDLYAAARYFADANGHDFGMQYLNYITRFIPRDLWGDKPMTLGIQMRLFYYNDTLSGVPPTVFGEYYIAFGILGIVAGSIMFGFILSVLTSMQRMLYARPEYGAVYLFLLISITFGVVKSGFENSLFNFLYFAVSLLAVRLLCAKLGGLIGGRKRTRQEPAISHTDMSLGKPSDVPYR, encoded by the coding sequence ATGATCTATCTGCTCATCCTTTTCCCACTCCTTCTCAGCCTGATCACGATCGCAATTGGGCTGCGCAACGGTCTGCTCTCGCCGATGTCTCTATTCGGCATCCACATGATGCTGGGTGTCGCTTTCCGGGCGTATTTCGTCGAAGGCAGCGGTGTCTCCCTCGACACTTTTCTCGACGTCCTGACCCGAACGGTCAGTGTCGACACCGACGCCATCATGTTCGAACTGATGCTTGCGCAGACCTGCGTCCTTCTGGGTTATCTCGGCTTTCCCAACTGGCTCTCCTATCGCTCCGCTACCGTGGTGGGCAACCAGTTCGCGCTTGTACGCGGGGGCTATGCGGTTCGCGTGGTTGCGCTGACGATCTTTCTCGCTTCCTGGGCGATCTACCTCATTTTCATGATGAAGGAGTTCGGATCGATCCAGGCTGCGTTCCTTAGCATGCAGAAGCGCGCCCTTCTTTACGACTCTGACGTCGCCATGACTCGGAAGCTCGTGTTCGTCGCCGCGGCGGCAATGGCCGCATACACCTACGCCGTCGCTCACGACATTCGCTATCTACGTGGCTTATCTGTGGTCATCTGGGCCGGCCTGCTGGCTTTCCACGTCGGCGCCATGTTCATGACCGGCAGCCGTGGCGCTACGCTGACCCATTTGATGCTCTTTGCCTTTGTCTTCTGGGTTGGCTCGGGACGAAGAACATTCCGACTGGGGCCGAGCGCAATCGGGCTCGCTTCGGTCTTGGCACCGGTCGTCGGGTCGATCGTCCTGATCGGCATGGCGAGCCGTATCGCAGGCCAGGATCATATCCCGTTCACACAGGCGCTCGGCGTCGCGCTTGAACGTGGCCCACAAATCCTCAGTGCCACCTTTCCGATCTTCGATCTCTACGCAGCCGCTCGTTATTTTGCCGATGCCAACGGGCACGACTTTGGCATGCAATACCTGAACTACATAACGAGATTTATCCCTCGCGATCTCTGGGGAGATAAACCAATGACTCTAGGCATTCAAATGAGACTTTTCTATTATAACGATACTCTATCGGGAGTCCCGCCTACTGTTTTTGGGGAATATTATATAGCTTTCGGTATATTGGGAATAGTAGCAGGCTCTATTATGTTTGGATTTATTCTTTCTGTATTGACATCAATGCAAAGAATGCTTTACGCTCGGCCTGAGTATGGAGCCGTCTATCTGTTTCTTCTTATTTCGATCACGTTTGGCGTAGTTAAATCGGGATTTGAGAATAGTCTGTTTAATTTCTTATATTTCGCAGTCAGTCTCCTCGCAGTCAGGCTTTTGTGCGCTAAGCTAGGTGGACTGATCGGCGGGCGAAAGCGGACACGGCAAGAGCCAGCCATCTCCCACACGGACATGTCCCTGGGCAAGCCAAGCGACGTTCCTTACAGATGA
- a CDS encoding polysaccharide pyruvyl transferase family protein — protein sequence MFGSYNRGDALLVEALHDSLRQTFGEGSRLDGIAHFPELERVHLPEVCWHRPPGRSYLTSPTLRRLQNAARVLVVATYAVLGAPRWFPPLAPREQLSAVRAIRDSDLVVSCAGGFLIDTNLSILGNLMQLATAIRFRKAIVIAPQTIGPIRRSWIRPLLRWVLNRCGIICTREPYSYNYVIKLGVDDSKVRQLTDLALYHRRVDSEAGSQALHELGISSDERFLAASVVNWSFPRSSDARASRERYFESFCWIVSEVHRRFGYRTLLVNQVSADLPFARRVKEKLGELVVLDERDRTPAEMRGLIRSASAFFGSRFHSCVFALLERVPTVSLAYSYKSTGIMETLGLGEYVFDIDGFDKPTVLARIVSNLEEGEQMRRRIDATMSNLSFPTFASVLAEYAIEPTSGSSGPSSLTKLSLQQQ from the coding sequence GTGTTCGGCTCCTACAACCGTGGTGACGCTCTTCTGGTTGAAGCGTTGCATGACTCCCTTCGTCAGACGTTCGGAGAGGGGTCTCGGCTGGATGGCATTGCTCATTTTCCCGAGCTTGAGCGCGTACACTTGCCCGAGGTATGCTGGCACCGTCCGCCCGGTCGCTCCTATTTGACCTCGCCGACGTTGCGACGTCTGCAGAACGCAGCACGTGTCCTGGTGGTCGCCACTTACGCGGTCCTCGGTGCCCCACGATGGTTCCCGCCATTAGCGCCACGTGAGCAGTTGTCCGCGGTGCGGGCCATTCGAGACAGCGACCTGGTCGTGAGCTGCGCCGGCGGATTTCTCATTGATACGAATCTTTCGATATTGGGCAATCTTATGCAGTTGGCGACCGCTATCCGCTTTAGGAAAGCAATCGTCATCGCCCCGCAGACGATTGGACCAATTCGTCGGTCATGGATTCGTCCGCTGCTCCGTTGGGTGCTCAACCGCTGCGGCATTATCTGTACGCGAGAGCCGTACAGTTACAACTATGTGATCAAGTTGGGCGTCGACGACAGCAAAGTTCGCCAGTTAACGGATCTGGCGCTGTACCACCGACGCGTTGATTCCGAGGCCGGGTCTCAAGCTTTGCATGAGCTCGGCATTTCGTCGGATGAACGCTTTCTGGCCGCATCCGTTGTTAATTGGTCTTTTCCCCGTAGCTCAGATGCGCGCGCGTCGAGAGAGCGTTATTTTGAAAGTTTTTGCTGGATAGTTTCCGAGGTTCATCGCCGTTTTGGCTATAGAACGTTGCTCGTCAATCAGGTGAGCGCCGATCTTCCTTTCGCGCGCAGGGTCAAAGAGAAACTCGGTGAGCTTGTCGTTCTCGATGAGCGGGATCGTACGCCGGCTGAAATGCGAGGCCTCATCCGGTCCGCATCCGCGTTCTTCGGCTCGCGTTTCCATTCCTGCGTTTTTGCGCTTTTGGAACGGGTTCCGACGGTTTCCCTCGCCTACAGCTATAAGTCGACGGGCATTATGGAGACGCTCGGACTGGGCGAGTACGTTTTCGACATTGATGGCTTTGACAAGCCAACAGTGCTGGCGCGAATCGTGTCCAACCTTGAGGAGGGGGAGCAGATGCGGCGTCGGATCGATGCGACGATGAGCAATCTGTCGTTCCCGACCTTCGCTTCGGTGCTGGCTGAATACGCCATCGAACCGACCAGCGGCTCGTCGGGGCCCTCGTCACTGACCAAGCTTTCCCTTCAACAGCAATGA